A region of the bacterium genome:
AACAGATCGGGGCGGATCTTGGAACCGTCCTTGCCGAAAAGGATGCGCGGGCCGCCTTCCAGCCAAGTGTAGATGACTTCGTTACCGTTGTCATCGTCGACCTTTCGCTGTCCGGCGTTAAAATCCAGGGCGACGCCAAGGATCTCGGGGAACATGAGGTTGATGTTGATGCCGGGGCCAGAGGGGATGTCGTACCATTTCCCGAGGTCACCCCCGAAGCTCACCGTCTGGACACCTGCAGAGATGCTTGGACCAGCGTGGGCGGTGACGGATACGAGGACAAGGACAATAGCCAGTAAAACCATGAATCGGCGCATAGGATACTCCCCCACAGAAAAAGGTTCTGTTTCCTTCAGTTCATATTCCAGGGATTCTAACAAACATGACGGTTGGAGAAAACCATAATATTCACCCGAAA
Encoded here:
- a CDS encoding outer membrane beta-barrel protein; the protein is MRRFMVLLAIVLVLVSVTAHAGPSISAGVQTVSFGGDLGKWYDIPSGPGININLMFPEILGVALDFNAGQRKVDDDNGNEVIYTWLEGGPRILFGKDGSKIRPDLFFGVGSYDLEIGPLEWDTATGGYIGFGFQEYATDDWFGRLQIKSAYWKSDTSNTDGATLNIALMMGYEF